From the genome of Blautia pseudococcoides, one region includes:
- a CDS encoding oxidoreductase: MKDNHKILFEPYQLAGCTLKNRYVMAAMGTGGMVTAENTFNERGIEYYVARAKGGVGLIITGTIYAENDIEKAVDGTMPCPTDNPSTFIMNTAEMCERVHAYGSKIFTQLTAGFGRVLKPHLLCGQPPVAPSPVSSYWDKTLMCRELTVDEIHRIVERCGDTAKICQQAGFDGIEIHAVHEGYLLDQFALPLFNKRTDAYGGCLENRLRFACEVVQNIKKKCGEKFPVILRYSLKSYIKGMRQGGLPGEDFEELGRDIPEGIEAAKILVKAGYDALDVDAGTYDSWYWSHPPMYFEKGMNIPFGEILKKEMDVPILIAGRMEDPDLASDALRDGKTDLIALGRSLLADPDTVNKIRSGRFEFVRPCLGCHEGCMNRLITAKPVSCAVNPSCGRETSYYLQPACVKKRVLIIGAGVAGMEAARVLKLRGHYPVILEKSSRPGGALHLAGAPSFKHDDLKLVDWYQRTLEDLGVEIHYNTAVTADTLKSYPHDTVIVAIGSTPRTLRLPGNHDMYPAERIFSGEITPGDHTVIIGGGLVGCELALDLAENNRQVTILEALPEILSAGAPVPHMNKIMLKDLLKFHHVQQIAGAGVKCMEDRTVTYTKNGEEHNLEADTFVCAIGYTSNNALYEQLSLEENEIYLLGDARRVRNIMYAVWDAYELSRSL; the protein is encoded by the coding sequence ATGAAAGATAACCATAAGATTTTATTTGAACCTTATCAGCTTGCAGGCTGTACCCTGAAAAACAGATATGTGATGGCCGCTATGGGTACCGGAGGAATGGTAACAGCGGAAAACACCTTCAATGAACGGGGCATTGAATACTATGTGGCCAGGGCCAAAGGCGGGGTAGGCCTTATCATCACAGGCACCATTTATGCGGAAAATGATATCGAAAAAGCTGTGGACGGAACCATGCCGTGCCCAACAGATAATCCATCTACCTTTATTATGAACACAGCGGAAATGTGTGAGCGTGTCCATGCCTACGGTTCTAAAATATTCACCCAGCTCACAGCAGGATTCGGCCGTGTACTGAAACCTCATCTGCTCTGCGGACAGCCTCCTGTTGCGCCCTCCCCTGTGAGCAGCTACTGGGATAAAACACTTATGTGCAGGGAATTGACAGTGGACGAGATCCACAGGATCGTGGAGCGCTGCGGAGATACGGCAAAAATCTGCCAGCAGGCCGGTTTTGACGGCATTGAGATCCATGCTGTCCATGAAGGATATCTTCTGGATCAGTTTGCCCTGCCCCTCTTTAACAAACGGACAGACGCATATGGCGGATGTCTGGAAAACCGCCTGCGTTTTGCCTGCGAAGTAGTGCAGAACATCAAGAAAAAATGCGGAGAGAAATTCCCGGTCATCCTCCGCTACAGTTTAAAATCCTACATAAAAGGCATGCGCCAGGGCGGCCTTCCCGGAGAAGACTTTGAAGAGCTTGGCCGTGATATCCCGGAAGGCATTGAAGCTGCCAAAATCCTGGTAAAAGCAGGTTATGACGCGCTGGATGTGGATGCCGGAACCTATGATTCCTGGTACTGGTCCCATCCGCCCATGTATTTTGAAAAAGGCATGAACATACCTTTTGGTGAAATCCTGAAAAAAGAAATGGATGTACCAATCCTCATCGCCGGGCGCATGGAAGATCCGGATTTGGCCTCCGATGCCCTGCGGGACGGAAAAACCGACCTGATCGCACTTGGCAGAAGCCTTCTTGCGGACCCTGACACGGTAAATAAAATAAGGAGCGGCAGATTTGAATTCGTACGCCCCTGCCTTGGGTGCCATGAAGGCTGCATGAACCGGCTGATCACTGCAAAGCCTGTTTCCTGTGCTGTAAACCCCTCCTGCGGAAGAGAAACCTCCTATTATCTGCAGCCTGCATGTGTAAAGAAAAGAGTTCTCATTATCGGGGCAGGCGTGGCAGGAATGGAAGCCGCCAGAGTCCTGAAGCTCAGGGGACATTATCCCGTCATCCTGGAAAAGAGCAGCCGTCCCGGGGGGGCCCTTCATCTGGCCGGGGCGCCGTCCTTCAAACACGATGATTTAAAACTGGTTGACTGGTATCAAAGAACACTGGAAGATTTAGGTGTAGAAATTCATTACAATACCGCTGTGACAGCAGATACCCTGAAATCCTATCCCCACGACACGGTCATTGTAGCCATAGGTTCCACTCCGCGGACCCTGCGTCTGCCCGGAAACCATGATATGTACCCTGCAGAACGCATCTTTTCCGGTGAGATCACTCCCGGCGATCATACAGTTATCATCGGGGGCGGGCTTGTAGGCTGTGAACTTGCTCTTGACCTTGCTGAAAACAACAGACAGGTTACCATACTGGAAGCCCTGCCGGAAATACTGTCGGCCGGTGCACCGGTGCCTCATATGAATAAGATCATGCTGAAAGATCTGCTGAAGTTCCATCATGTGCAGCAGATAGCAGGCGCAGGCGTCAAATGCATGGAAGACAGGACTGTCACTTATACAAAAAACGGGGAAGAGCACAATTTGGAGGCTGACACCTTCGTCTGTGCCATTGGATATACCTCCAACAACGCGCTTTATGAACAGCTGAGTCTGGAGGAAAATGAAATTTACCTGCTGGGGGATGCCCGGAGAGTGCGGAATATTATGTACGCGGTCTGGGATGCCTACGAGCTGTCCCGCAGTCTGTAA
- a CDS encoding urocanate hydratase: MDTILYAWEGPLPSPGSFDPAVRRAPKREAALGEADIKLAVKNALRYIPPKYHREIIPEFYQELMEHGRIYGYRFRPHGAIYGKPVDEYKGKCLAGKAIQVMIDNNLNSDVALYPYELVTYGETGQVCQNWMQYRLIKKYLEQITEEQTLVVSSGHPAGLFKSARSCPRVILANGLMVGKYNTPEQWNRCAALGVTNYGQFTAGGWFYIGSQGIVHGTYSTFLAAARQILHKSSEEVLRGNLLVSAGLGGMSGAQGKAIELCQGVGIIAEVDASKIELRMRLGWIKAMVHTPREAFALAGEYQQKREPISIGFHGNIVDLLEYAVETEQNIDLLTDQTSCHVAFDGGYCPQGMTFEERTKMLAENKELFEEKVKKTLFRHHELIEILRSKGTYFFDYGNSLTTTMYDIGIREVCRNGENDLDGFIYKSFVEEFMGPTLFDYGYGPFRWVVLSGKPEDLALTDQTAMDCIDKDRRFQDYDNYLWIKHAGENHLVMGTQARILYQDGETRKKIALAFNRLVREGKTGPIMMGRDHMDTGGVDAPSRETSNIHDGSNITADMSALVYGGDSAMGMTMMTIHNGGGTGIGNSQSCGYGLLLDGSPEVDEIICRAVNYDVMCGVARRAWAGNPHALETVSLYKEEGNTLTVPFGCDERELSDMIHMLKKEK; the protein is encoded by the coding sequence ATGGACACTATTTTATATGCATGGGAGGGGCCTCTGCCCTCTCCCGGCTCCTTCGACCCGGCAGTGCGCCGGGCTCCGAAGCGGGAGGCTGCGCTTGGCGAAGCAGATATTAAACTTGCCGTAAAAAATGCCCTGCGCTACATTCCCCCCAAATATCACCGGGAAATCATTCCGGAGTTCTATCAGGAACTCATGGAGCATGGCCGGATTTACGGCTACCGTTTCCGGCCTCACGGAGCAATTTATGGAAAACCAGTAGATGAATACAAGGGAAAATGCCTGGCCGGAAAAGCCATTCAGGTCATGATAGACAACAACCTGAATTCTGACGTGGCGCTTTATCCCTACGAGCTGGTCACCTATGGGGAGACCGGACAGGTATGCCAGAACTGGATGCAGTACCGGCTCATAAAAAAATACCTGGAGCAGATCACAGAGGAACAGACGCTTGTAGTCAGTTCCGGTCATCCGGCAGGCCTTTTCAAATCGGCCCGTTCCTGTCCCAGAGTCATACTTGCCAATGGTCTCATGGTGGGGAAATATAACACCCCGGAACAGTGGAACCGGTGCGCTGCCCTTGGGGTTACCAATTACGGACAGTTCACGGCAGGAGGATGGTTTTATATCGGATCCCAGGGAATTGTGCACGGCACATATTCTACATTTCTGGCAGCAGCAAGACAGATACTCCACAAAAGCAGTGAGGAAGTTCTTAGGGGAAATCTCCTCGTCTCTGCCGGTCTTGGAGGGATGAGCGGGGCACAGGGTAAGGCCATTGAACTGTGCCAGGGTGTGGGGATCATCGCGGAGGTGGATGCCTCTAAAATAGAGCTGCGTATGCGTCTTGGCTGGATCAAGGCTATGGTGCATACACCCAGAGAAGCGTTTGCTCTCGCAGGGGAATACCAGCAGAAAAGGGAACCTATTTCCATTGGGTTCCATGGAAATATTGTGGATTTGCTGGAATATGCTGTGGAAACGGAACAGAACATTGACCTGCTCACAGACCAGACGTCCTGTCACGTGGCATTTGACGGGGGATACTGTCCCCAGGGAATGACTTTTGAGGAACGGACAAAAATGCTTGCCGAGAATAAGGAATTATTTGAGGAAAAAGTAAAGAAGACTTTGTTCAGGCATCATGAATTGATCGAGATTTTGCGGTCCAAAGGCACCTATTTCTTTGACTACGGAAACAGCCTGACCACCACTATGTATGATATTGGGATCAGGGAAGTGTGCAGGAATGGAGAAAATGATCTGGATGGATTTATTTATAAATCCTTTGTGGAAGAGTTCATGGGCCCTACTCTTTTTGACTATGGTTACGGACCCTTCCGCTGGGTTGTACTGAGCGGAAAACCGGAGGATCTGGCACTGACAGACCAGACCGCAATGGACTGTATTGACAAAGATCGCAGGTTCCAGGACTATGACAATTATCTGTGGATCAAACATGCAGGAGAGAATCATCTTGTTATGGGTACACAGGCCAGGATACTTTATCAGGACGGGGAGACCAGGAAAAAAATTGCCCTTGCCTTCAACCGTCTGGTGCGGGAAGGCAAAACCGGGCCTATCATGATGGGCCGTGACCACATGGATACAGGCGGTGTGGATGCACCTTCAAGAGAAACTTCCAATATCCATGACGGGAGCAACATAACGGCTGATATGTCTGCACTGGTTTACGGCGGTGATTCCGCTATGGGTATGACCATGATGACCATACACAACGGCGGCGGAACAGGAATCGGCAACTCGCAAAGCTGTGGCTACGGGCTGCTCCTGGATGGCTCCCCGGAGGTGGATGAGATCATCTGCCGGGCTGTAAACTATGATGTTATGTGCGGCGTGGCAAGACGCGCCTGGGCTGGGAATCCACATGCGCTGGAAACGGTTTCGCTTTATAAGGAAGAAGGGAATACGCTCACGGTTCCTTTTGGATGTGATGAGCGGGAATTGTCGGATATGATCCATATGTTGAAAAAAGAAAAATGA
- a CDS encoding polysaccharide biosynthesis C-terminal domain-containing protein, with protein MKILITGAKGFVGRNLVESLKCIRDGKDKVHKIEKLNCASDLDICTYDVDSQPEELENACKDCSFVFNLAGVNRPKDQTEFMAGNFGFASTLLNTLRKYNNNCPVMLSSSIQATLIGRYGTSDYGKSKLAGEECFFNYSKETGAKVLVYRFPNLFGKWCRANYNSVVATFCNNIANDLPIHVNDRNTKLELLYIDDLIEELLSALNGEEHHCEFEGLETVKKNNGKYCFVPTTYHVTLGEMVDILDRFKSQPRTLVMPEIPNNSFEKKLYSTYLSYLPKEKVAFPLKMNVDDRGSFTELMKTARCGQVSINISKPGITKGQHWHHSKWEIFIVVSGHGLIQERKLGSDEILEFEVSGDKIEAIHMLPGYTHNIINLSDTKDLVTVMWANEQFDQMHPDTFGESV; from the coding sequence GTGAAAATATTAATAACAGGGGCCAAGGGGTTTGTCGGCCGAAATTTGGTGGAAAGCTTAAAATGCATCAGAGACGGAAAAGACAAAGTACATAAGATTGAAAAGTTAAATTGTGCATCGGATTTGGACATCTGTACCTATGATGTTGATTCTCAACCAGAGGAACTGGAAAATGCTTGCAAGGACTGCTCTTTTGTATTTAATCTTGCTGGTGTAAATCGGCCAAAAGACCAGACTGAATTTATGGCCGGTAATTTTGGCTTTGCTTCTACATTATTGAACACTTTAAGGAAATATAATAATAACTGTCCGGTTATGCTTTCAAGCTCCATTCAAGCCACACTCATTGGCCGATATGGGACCTCTGACTATGGAAAATCCAAGTTGGCAGGAGAAGAATGTTTTTTTAACTATTCCAAAGAGACTGGTGCAAAGGTACTGGTATATCGTTTTCCAAACTTATTTGGAAAATGGTGCAGAGCAAATTACAATTCCGTGGTTGCCACATTTTGTAATAATATTGCAAATGATTTACCTATCCATGTAAACGATCGCAATACAAAGTTGGAGCTTCTTTATATTGATGATTTGATTGAGGAGTTGTTATCTGCTCTTAATGGAGAGGAACATCATTGTGAATTTGAGGGTTTAGAAACAGTCAAAAAGAATAATGGAAAATATTGCTTTGTTCCAACAACTTATCATGTGACGCTGGGGGAGATGGTTGATATATTGGATCGTTTTAAATCGCAGCCGCGGACGTTAGTTATGCCGGAGATTCCAAATAATTCTTTTGAAAAAAAGTTATATTCTACTTATTTATCTTATTTACCGAAAGAAAAAGTGGCGTTCCCGTTAAAGATGAATGTTGATGACCGGGGAAGTTTTACGGAATTAATGAAAACTGCTCGTTGCGGACAGGTTTCCATCAACATTAGTAAACCAGGAATCACAAAAGGGCAACACTGGCATCATAGTAAATGGGAGATATTTATTGTGGTTTCCGGTCATGGTTTGATTCAGGAACGGAAGCTTGGTTCAGATGAGATATTAGAATTTGAAGTGTCTGGTGATAAAATTGAGGCAATCCATATGCTGCCAGGATATACACATAATATTATAAACTTGTCTGATACAAAGGATTTGGTGACTGTGATGTGGGCAAATGAACAGTTTGACCAAATGCATCCCGATACATTTGGAGAGTCAGTTTAA
- a CDS encoding polysaccharide biosynthesis protein: MSTFGGKTLLITGGTGSFGNAVLNRFLTTDIGEIRIFSRDEKKQDDMRHEYQAKYPDHADKIKFYIGDVRSMESVRAVTHDTDYIFHAAALKQVPSCEFFPMEAVRTNVIGTNNVLAAAVDAGVKSVICLSTDKAAYPVNAMGITKALEERVAVAKSRTVDPKRTKICCTRYGNVMCSRGSVIPLWIEQIKKGEAITITEPSMTRFIMSLDEAVDLVMFAFENGTNGDVLVQKAPACTIAVQVQAVCELFGRKKEDIRIIGIRHGEKMYETLLTNEECAKAVDMGDFYRVPADNRGLNYDKYFKDGDTGRNTLSEFNSNNTQLLDVEEVKAKLIKLEYIRNEMDAAGLKY; this comes from the coding sequence ATGAGTACATTTGGAGGAAAAACTCTATTGATCACAGGAGGGACTGGGTCTTTCGGAAATGCAGTTTTGAATCGGTTTCTTACAACGGATATCGGTGAAATCCGTATTTTTTCTCGGGATGAAAAAAAACAGGATGATATGAGACACGAATATCAAGCCAAATATCCAGATCATGCAGATAAAATTAAGTTTTATATAGGGGACGTTAGAAGTATGGAGTCCGTTCGTGCTGTGACGCACGATACAGATTATATTTTCCATGCGGCAGCGTTGAAACAGGTACCATCCTGCGAATTTTTTCCAATGGAAGCAGTAAGAACAAATGTTATTGGTACAAATAATGTTTTAGCAGCAGCAGTTGATGCCGGAGTAAAATCCGTTATCTGTCTGTCTACAGATAAAGCCGCATATCCTGTTAATGCAATGGGTATAACGAAAGCATTGGAAGAAAGAGTAGCAGTTGCGAAATCAAGAACAGTAGATCCCAAAAGAACAAAGATATGCTGTACACGTTACGGTAATGTTATGTGCAGCCGGGGATCCGTTATTCCACTTTGGATCGAACAGATAAAAAAGGGTGAAGCCATTACCATAACGGAGCCTTCGATGACAAGATTCATTATGTCTCTTGATGAGGCTGTAGACTTAGTGATGTTTGCATTTGAAAATGGAACAAACGGTGATGTTCTTGTTCAGAAGGCTCCTGCTTGTACAATTGCAGTACAGGTACAGGCTGTTTGCGAATTGTTTGGTAGAAAAAAAGAGGATATCAGAATTATCGGTATTCGCCATGGTGAAAAAATGTATGAAACGCTTCTCACAAATGAGGAATGTGCAAAGGCAGTAGATATGGGGGATTTTTATCGTGTTCCGGCTGATAATCGCGGACTGAACTATGATAAATATTTTAAAGACGGTGACACTGGACGAAATACATTATCAGAGTTTAATAGTAATAATACGCAATTACTGGATGTTGAGGAAGTAAAAGCTAAATTAATAAAGCTTGAATATATTAGAAATGAGATGGATGCAGCGGGTCTAAAGTATTAA
- a CDS encoding lipopolysaccharide biosynthesis protein, whose amino-acid sequence MNTNKKKIVGDFSYNLMSSLLATGVLQIVVYPVLARLFNASAYGVLLTVMGIVNTVSVSIGNTLNNTRLIQNTNYEEQEISGDFNLILSFSGIIGAVAIWIIGQRMFGLSIFTSVLMVILVLLMSWRAYFIVAFRIVLDFKSNFICNICIATGYFVGLGVVMVTKQWPCVFIFAEAGGLFWIYKETKIYREHFGITRLFKPTISKFLMLLIVTISTNVMLYLDRIVIYPILGSESVSVYTVAVFFGKTLGIIMTPIANVLLGYFAQKDYKMNLKNFWQTNLIVLGTASAFMLLSVVAAPIATKILYPGFFEQAQPFIFYANLAAVIGVVASMAQPAILKFVPTYWQLIKEGLYAVVYLGAGILLLNKHGLMGFCIASITANLVKVVILYAIGTIYFSKNNGK is encoded by the coding sequence GTGAATACTAACAAGAAAAAGATAGTTGGTGATTTTTCTTATAATCTGATGTCCTCATTGCTTGCAACAGGAGTATTGCAGATTGTTGTGTATCCAGTGTTGGCAAGATTATTTAACGCTTCAGCATATGGTGTTTTGTTGACCGTTATGGGGATTGTGAACACTGTTTCAGTTTCTATAGGAAACACATTAAATAACACAAGACTTATTCAGAATACAAATTATGAAGAACAGGAGATCAGCGGAGATTTTAATTTGATCTTGTCTTTTTCTGGCATAATTGGCGCTGTCGCAATATGGATAATAGGACAGCGAATGTTTGGATTATCAATTTTCACCTCTGTTTTAATGGTGATCTTAGTATTGCTGATGTCATGGCGTGCTTACTTTATTGTTGCTTTTAGAATAGTTTTGGATTTCAAGAGTAATTTTATCTGCAATATATGCATTGCAACAGGGTATTTTGTTGGTCTTGGTGTGGTGATGGTTACAAAGCAATGGCCATGTGTGTTTATTTTTGCCGAAGCCGGTGGCTTATTCTGGATATATAAAGAAACAAAGATTTACAGAGAGCACTTTGGTATTACAAGATTGTTTAAACCGACAATATCAAAGTTTTTGATGTTACTTATTGTTACGATCTCCACCAATGTTATGCTTTATTTGGATAGAATAGTGATTTATCCTATACTTGGTTCTGAATCAGTATCAGTATATACGGTTGCTGTTTTTTTTGGGAAAACACTTGGAATCATTATGACACCCATAGCAAATGTATTATTGGGATACTTTGCACAGAAGGATTATAAAATGAATCTCAAAAATTTCTGGCAGACTAATTTAATTGTGCTTGGAACGGCCTCAGCATTTATGCTGCTATCGGTCGTGGCAGCTCCAATTGCAACTAAAATATTATATCCGGGATTTTTTGAACAAGCGCAACCCTTTATTTTTTATGCTAATTTAGCAGCGGTTATAGGTGTTGTTGCTAGTATGGCACAGCCTGCTATTTTAAAATTTGTACCTACATATTGGCAATTAATTAAAGAAGGGCTGTATGCAGTGGTATATCTTGGAGCAGGTATTCTTTTATTAAATAAACATGGACTTATGGGATTTTGTATTGCTTCAATTACAGCGAATCTCGTAAAGGTAGTTATCCTTTATGCAATAGGTACAATATATTTCTCTAAAAATAATGGGAAATGA
- a CDS encoding Gfo/Idh/MocA family protein, which yields MRYALIGCGRIASNHIKAAINNKLELAAVCDVIPENMENLLEKHDLNKDTSIGRYTDYKQMISENGFDLIGIATESGIHAEIALFCIENGINVIIEKPMAMKIVDAEEIIKQSEKKNVVVSACHQNRFNVAIQETRKAIESGRFGKLSHGAINVRWNRNESYYTQAPWRGTWAQDGGALMNQCIHGIDLLRWMMGDNVEEVYGQTRQQFHHYLEAEDVGMAVVKFKNGAIGTIEGTTNVYPKNLEETLYIFGENGTVKIGGASTNNIDVWNFSDETDEDQKNKGLEEETSNVYGNGHTSLYADVVDAIKNHRKPYVDAVAGRNALEMVLAIYKSQKTGMPVKFPLTDFASIDMAGEFK from the coding sequence ATGAGATATGCATTAATTGGGTGCGGACGGATTGCATCAAACCATATAAAAGCAGCTATTAACAACAAATTAGAACTTGCTGCAGTCTGTGATGTGATCCCGGAAAATATGGAGAACTTACTTGAAAAACACGATCTTAATAAGGATACATCAATTGGTAGATATACTGATTATAAGCAGATGATCTCGGAAAATGGATTCGATTTAATTGGAATTGCTACGGAAAGTGGTATTCATGCAGAGATTGCTTTATTCTGTATTGAAAATGGAATAAATGTAATTATAGAAAAACCAATGGCCATGAAAATTGTAGATGCGGAGGAGATAATAAAACAATCTGAAAAGAAAAATGTGGTGGTTTCTGCCTGTCACCAGAATAGATTCAATGTTGCTATTCAGGAGACAAGAAAGGCTATTGAGTCTGGTCGATTTGGCAAGCTTTCTCATGGCGCTATCAATGTTCGATGGAATCGCAATGAAAGTTATTATACACAAGCACCCTGGAGGGGCACTTGGGCGCAAGATGGAGGAGCTCTTATGAACCAGTGTATTCACGGTATTGATTTACTTCGTTGGATGATGGGAGATAATGTTGAGGAAGTTTATGGACAGACAAGACAACAATTTCATCATTACTTGGAAGCAGAGGATGTTGGTATGGCCGTAGTGAAGTTTAAGAATGGTGCCATTGGTACAATTGAGGGAACTACAAATGTTTATCCAAAAAATCTGGAAGAAACGCTTTACATTTTTGGGGAAAATGGAACTGTCAAGATTGGCGGCGCGTCAACCAATAATATAGATGTCTGGAATTTTTCTGATGAGACGGATGAGGATCAAAAGAACAAGGGATTAGAAGAAGAAACAAGCAACGTCTACGGTAATGGTCATACAAGTTTATACGCAGATGTGGTTGATGCTATTAAAAATCATAGGAAGCCATATGTAGATGCAGTTGCGGGACGTAATGCACTAGAAATGGTATTAGCAATTTATAAAAGCCAAAAGACAGGTATGCCGGTAAAATTTCCATTAACTGATTTTGCAAGTATTGATATGGCGGGAGAATTTAAGTAA
- the wecB gene encoding non-hydrolyzing UDP-N-acetylglucosamine 2-epimerase has product MEIKFDYSEIKFKHDGRLKLLIIVGTRPEIIRLAATINKCRRYFDCVLAHTGQNYDYNLNGVFFRDLKLDAPEVYMDTVGDDLGATVGNIINCSYKLMNRIKPDALLILGDTNSCLSAIAAKRLHIPIFHMEAGNRCKDECLPEETNRRIVDIISDVNLAYSEHARGYLADCGLPKERTYVTGSPMAEVLHQNFKEIKASDILSKLCLEPKKYILLSAHREENIDTEKNFLSLFNAINKLAEKYDLPILYSCHPRSKKRLAQSGFQLDHRVIQHEPLGFHDYNHLQMNAFVVVSDSGTLPEESSFFNSVGHPFPAVCIRTSTERPEALDKAGFILAGIDEKSLLQAVTTAVDMFVKGDHGNTVPDYLDENVSTKVIKIIQSYTGVIDKMVWRKY; this is encoded by the coding sequence ATGGAGATAAAATTTGATTATTCAGAAATAAAATTCAAACATGATGGGAGATTAAAACTTCTGATCATTGTAGGAACCAGACCGGAAATTATTCGGCTTGCAGCTACCATCAATAAATGTAGAAGATATTTTGATTGTGTTCTTGCACATACTGGACAGAACTATGATTATAATTTGAATGGGGTGTTTTTTCGCGATTTAAAGTTGGATGCACCAGAAGTTTATATGGATACAGTAGGTGATGATCTAGGTGCAACCGTTGGAAATATAATAAATTGTTCCTATAAACTGATGAACCGGATTAAACCCGATGCATTGCTTATTCTTGGTGATACTAATTCCTGTTTATCTGCAATTGCTGCAAAACGTTTACATATCCCGATTTTTCATATGGAAGCCGGAAACCGCTGTAAAGATGAGTGTTTACCGGAGGAAACGAACAGGCGGATAGTAGATATTATATCAGATGTGAATTTAGCGTATTCAGAACATGCTCGTGGTTATTTAGCTGATTGTGGACTTCCAAAGGAACGTACCTATGTGACTGGCTCTCCAATGGCAGAGGTGCTGCATCAAAACTTTAAGGAAATTAAAGCGTCTGATATATTGTCAAAACTTTGCCTGGAACCTAAGAAATATATATTGTTGTCAGCGCATCGTGAAGAAAATATTGATACGGAGAAGAACTTTCTTTCACTGTTCAATGCTATTAACAAATTAGCTGAGAAATATGATCTGCCGATTCTGTATTCTTGCCATCCGAGAAGTAAAAAGCGTTTGGCACAATCTGGTTTTCAGCTCGATCATCGAGTGATTCAGCATGAGCCATTGGGATTCCACGATTACAATCATTTGCAAATGAACGCTTTTGTGGTGGTGTCTGATTCAGGAACATTACCAGAAGAGAGCAGTTTCTTTAACAGTGTAGGGCATCCGTTCCCTGCTGTGTGTATCAGAACGTCCACGGAACGCCCGGAAGCTTTAGATAAAGCAGGGTTTATACTTGCAGGGATTGATGAGAAATCCCTGTTACAGGCGGTGACAACTGCTGTGGATATGTTTGTAAAAGGTGATCATGGCAATACAGTACCGGACTATTTAGATGAGAATGTAAGCACTAAGGTAATTAAAATAATTCAGTCTTATACAGGAGTAATTGATAAGATGGTTTGGAGGAAATATTAA
- a CDS encoding N-acetyltransferase: MDDTYRAHRSACIDEGAEIGDGTSIWHYTHIRGTAKIGRNCHIGQNCYVDVNVKIGDFVKLQNNVSVYECVELEDYVFCGPSSVFTNDLTPRAKFPKGSEGYKKTLVKEGATIGANATIVCGHTIGRNALIAAGAVIIEDIPDYAMFGGVPAKQIGWVCECGQPLDHKFYCSKCETKYYKVKAGLEKEE; this comes from the coding sequence ATGGATGATACATATAGGGCACATAGAAGTGCCTGCATAGATGAAGGTGCTGAAATTGGAGATGGGACAAGTATCTGGCATTATACCCATATCAGGGGAACGGCTAAAATCGGACGTAATTGTCACATTGGACAGAACTGTTATGTAGATGTGAACGTAAAGATAGGGGATTTTGTTAAATTACAAAATAATGTATCTGTGTATGAGTGTGTAGAATTAGAGGACTATGTATTTTGTGGGCCATCCAGTGTATTTACAAATGATTTGACCCCTAGAGCAAAATTCCCAAAGGGATCAGAGGGTTATAAGAAAACATTAGTTAAGGAAGGGGCAACGATTGGAGCCAATGCAACCATTGTATGTGGACACACAATAGGAAGAAATGCACTGATTGCTGCGGGAGCGGTAATTATTGAAGACATTCCGGATTATGCTATGTTCGGCGGTGTTCCAGCTAAACAGATAGGATGGGTATGTGAATGCGGTCAGCCACTGGATCATAAGTTCTATTGTTCAAAGTGTGAAACAAAATACTATAAAGTTAAGGCAGGGCTTGAAAAAGAGGAATGA